The genomic region TCGATGATCAGGCGCTGACTGTAGGCAAAGAACGCCTTGAACCCCTGCGGAACGGCCAGCACCACGAGGAGGAGCAGGCCGATCCGCACGTGCGGCCGCCAATAGCGCAAGGCGTGGCCAACCGTCGCGAGCAAACCGATGGGCTTGTGGTTCTCCATGTCCTCCCTGCCCCTGATCGCCGTGGTCCAGTATGCGCCGCTATTTCTTGCGCCGCTCCTGCGGAATGCTCCGCCACGCCGGCCGCTTCGGCTGCGCCGGCGGATTCTTCTGGAGTTCGTCCAGCACCACCCGGATCGCGCGCTCGAGCTGCGGGTCCTTGCCCGCCATGACGTCGGCCGGCGTCTGCTCGACCTCGATGTCCGGCGGCACACCGGTGTTCTCCACCACCCAGCCCTCCTCGGTCCAGATGGCCAGGTTGGGCGCCGTCACCCCGCCGCCGTCCATCAGCACCGGGAAGCCGAGGATGCCGACCAGGCCGCCCCACGTGCGCTTCCCGACAATCGGTCCCATCTTGAACTTGCGCCACATCCACGGGAAGAGGTCGCCGCCCGAGCCAGCCGTCTCATCGACCAGCAGCACCTTCGGCCCCTGGATCGACGCCGTCGGCGTCTTGATGTCCGCGCCGTAGCGCGTCGCCCAGAAGGCCCCGAGCGGCCGACGCAGGAGGTCGGTGTAGTAGTCGGCCACCGACCCGCCGCCGTTGAACCGCTCGTCCACGATGATGGCGTCGCGGTTGGCCTGCGGGTAGAAGTACCGCTTGAAGTAGGTGTGACCGAGCGTGCTCGTGTTCGGCACGTAGACGTATGCCACACGGCCCTTGGTCGCCTCGGTCACGCGTTTCAGATTGCCCTCGACCCAGTCGCGATTCCTCAGCGCCGACTCGTTGACCACGGGTACGACCGCCACGGTCCTCGCCCCCGTGCCGTCGGCATTCGGCCCCACGGTGATCTCGACGATGCGCCCCGACGTGTTCTCGAACGCGGCGAACAGGTTGGCTGGCGGCTTGAGGTCGTTTCCATTCACGGCCAGCAGGTACTCACCCGCCTTGACGTCCACGCCGGGCTCGGTCAGCGGCGACCGGAGTTCCGGGTTCCAGTTCAGGCCCCCGTAGACCTTTCGGAACCGGTAGCGGCCGTTCTCGACGGCATAGTCCGCGCCCAGCAGGCCGCCAGGAACCGTCGTCGGCTCGGTGCGCACGTCGCCTCCGCCCACGCGGTGGTGACCCACGCCGAGTTCACTGCACATCCACTGCATGACGCGGTTCAGATCGTCGCGCACCGCGAGGTCGGGCAAGAACACCGCGTACTTCTTCCGCATCGCCGCCCAGTCGACGCCGTGCATCGTCGGGTCGTAGAAGTAGTCGCGATTGATGCGCCAGGCCTCCTCGAAGATCTGTGGCCACTCGGCCCGCGGCTCGACCTTCACCTCGATCGCCTCGACGTTCATCCGGCCCTGGCCGGGCTCGATCTTCCCCTTCGCGGGACCGGTCGCCCAGGTCGTGCCGCTGCGGTACAGGATCTTCTTCCCGTCCGCAGAAATGACGTAGGTCGCCACCTCGGGCAACAGGGTTTCGTCCTTGCGGGTGGCGAGGTCGTAGTGATGGAGGGCGGCCTTGTTGTCGATGGTCCTCAGGAAGAAGATCTGATTCGCTTCGCCGACCTCGAGGTTGCCGAGATCACCCGACGGCAGCGGCACCGCGAGGATCCGGTTGGCGAGGCCCTCGAGGTCGATCGTGACGGCCGTTGCTGTCGGAACTGACGGCTTCTCGGCCGACTTGTCGGTGGGCTTCTCACCGGGCTTGTCTGCTGGCTTGTCGTCCTTCTTCTTCTCCTCGTCGCTCTCCTTGGCCAGGGGCGACGGCAGGTCTTTGCGGAGGACAGCCAGGTAGAGCGCGCTCGTCACCTGCATGTCAGCGTTCGACATGGCGAACCAGTCCTTCACGGGACCGGCGTCGGTGGACCCGAAGAAGTAGAGATACTTGCCGCTCGCGTCGAAGACCGGCTCGGACACGTCGCTGAGACCATCCGTGACGGCGAACGACTTTTCCTGGTCGAGCGAGTAGACGTAGACCTGCTGGATGTAGGTGCGTGTATTGAGCGTGTAGGCCATCCACTTCGAGTCCGGCGCCCACGCGGGCGCGAGCGTGCCCAGGGGGCCGTAGATGGGCTCGGAAGCGACCTTCTTCGAGACGCCCGTCGCCAGGTCGATCCAGAACAGCGACCACGCATTGTCGGTGTACGCCACCTTCTTGCTGTCGGGCGACCACGCGGGCCGGCCGTAGAACCCAGCGCCAGGCAGCTTGTAGGCCTTCGCCTCGCCCTTGCCGTCTTGCGGCTCGACGACGAGGCGGTACTCGCCGCCGCCGTCGGAGAAGTAGGCGACCGAACGGCCGTCTGGCGACCACACCGGCGACCGCTCGTGCACGCCCGGCGTGTTCGTCAGATTGCGAGGGTCGCCTTTCTCGGCAGGCACGGTCACGATTTCCCCGCGGAACTCGAACACGGCACGGGCGCCGGACGGCGACAGCGCGGCCGCGCGAACGTAGCGGGCGCCCTTCACGAATCGGGGCCTCGTGTCCGGCAGATCGGCGGTCACGCCGACGGTCACCTTCGCGTGCTTCCCACTGGCCGGGTCGAAGATGTGCACGTAGCCGGCCTGCTCGTAGATGATCTTCCCGCCCCCGGCCGACGCCCACAGCACCGGGAAGTCGTCGTGGTCGGTGAGCTGCCTGATGGCTTTCGACTTGGTGTCGAACGAGAACAGGTTGAACTCACCGTTCCTGTCGGAGACGAAGTACACGGTGTCGCCGATCCACATCGGGTAGACATCGTTCGGGCGATCCGGCGGCTGCGGCAGCGACTCGACCGCCCGCGTCGCGGTTGTATAGAGCACGATGGTCGAGTGCGTGCCGCCCCGGTAGTGTTTCCACTGGGTGAACGCGTCGTAGAGCGGGTTGTAGGCGATGCGCTTGCCATCCGGCGAGAAGACGCCGCGGAAGGCGTTCGGCAACTCGATCTGCGTGGGGAAGCCGCCCCTGACAGGAACGGTGAACAACTGCGCGTACCGGTTGCTGAACACGGCGCGCGCCGACGTGAAGACGACGGCCGAGCCATCGGGCGTGAACCCCTGGACCGCGTCGCGGCCCGGGTGCCACGTCAACCGGGTCGGGACGCCGCCGGCAACGGGCACGACGTAGACGTCGGCGTTCCCTTCGTACTGTGCGGTGAACGCCACCAGCGTCCCGTCCGGCGAAAAGGCGGGAGCGCTCGCCCCCTGGCCGCTGGTCAGCCGACGGACGTTCTTGCCGTCGAGTCCCGCGATCCACAGGTCACCCGCGTACACGAACGCGATGGCGGACTTGCTGATGGCTGGCTGGCTGAGCAGCCTCGTATCGGAGGTGTCGATGGCGTGAGTCGGCACGGCCCACAGGAGCGCGATGAGAAGCGCGCCGGAGGCGAGGCTGGATCGACGGATCATGAGTGCCCCTCCAGGAAACGAGTTCACCGTCCGAGCGGATGATAGCTCAAGGACGGCACACAGGGATCGGGGATCGGGGATCGGGGACCGGCGTATGATGGAAGCCAGGGTTCACCAGGAGGCCCACTATGACGGGACGCAGAATTCTCTTGCTCGCCGGAGACTTCGTCGAAGACTACGAAATCATGGTGCCGTTCCAGGCACTTCAGGCCGTGGGCCACTCGGTGGACGCCGTATGCCCGGCGAAGAAGAAGGGTGACAAGGTCCGCACCGCGATTCACGACTTCGAGGGCGATCAGACCTACAGTGAAAAGCCAGGGCACAACTTCACGCTGAATGCGACGTTCGACCAGGTGCACGAGCAGGACTACGATGCGCTCGTCATCCCCGGCGGCCGTGCGCCCGAGTACATCCGCCTCAACCCCCGCGTGCTCGACATCGTCCGACACTTCGCGACCGCGGGCAAGCCGATCGCCGCGATCTGCCACGGCGCCCAGTTGCTGGCCGCGGCAGGCGTGCTCGACGGGAAGCTGTGCGCGGCATATCCGGCGTGCGCGCCGGACGTCACCAGGGCCGGCGGCCGCTACGCGGACATTGCCGTGGACGATGCGGTGGTGGATGGAGTGCTGGTGACCGCGCCTGCCTGGCCCGCGCATCCGAGATGGCTTGCGGCCTTCCTCGAGGTGCTCGGTACGAAGATCGACCACGGCGCACCCGCGCGCGGCTGATGGACCATCCGGGCGTCTCCATCCTGCGGGGGCGCCCGGCCCAGTGTCAGCGCTGCTCGGCCGAATCGGGTACTGTCAGGCGGCCGTCGCTGATACGTCGGCCGCCCGTGCAATCCTGTCGGAGATGGAAGGACTGCTGTCCAAGGGGGACGTCGCGAACGTCCACCTCGCCGACGTGTGCGCGGGCCTTGGCGAGCGGACGATGGAGTACCTCGTGCGGTTGGGGCTCCAGTCGCCGGCCCGCTGACGGAGATGGCGTGATGAGTGACCAACAGATCGTCCGCGACTGCAGGGCGGCACTGCAGGCGTCCATCGAGGGTTCGTTGGGCCTGCTGAAGCTGAGTCGCCAACTGTTGGAGAGGATGGAATCGGCCGACCCCCTGCCCGCGGAGATCATCGGTGAGTACCGCTCGCATTTCAACGCGACCGAGGAGCAACTCCGGATGCTCCAGACGGTCCTCGATCGGTGGGCGTTCCTGGCCGCCACGCCCACACAGATACAGTAGGTGCCGCGACCGGCGCCATTCGGGCGGCTGATGGTGTACGATCGCCCGGCGGAGCGACTGGGAAATCACTCCTGGAGTGTTCCTCCCACAATCAATACGACTCGCCATCGAGAAAGGGACCGGCGGATGAGCACGGAAAAGAAGAAGACACCGTTGTTCGACTGGCACAGCACGAACGGCGCCAACATGGTCGAGTTCGGCGACTACGTCATGCCCGTGTGGTACTCGAGTGCCAAGGACGAGCACATGGCCGTCGTCACGCATGCCGGCCTCTTCGACACCAGTCACATGGCCGTCGTACGCGTGCTCGGCCCGGGCTCGTTCGACCTCCTCCAGTGGTGCTTCACCCGGGATCTGACCTGCTGCGTGGGCAAGGACAACGCGCCACTCACGCCGGGCAAGTGCGTCTACGGGGCATTCCTCAGCGCGCAGGGCGACGCCATTGACGACAGCCTCGTCTACAAGGTCAAAGACGACGAGTACGTGGTCGTCGTCAATGCCGGCATGGGCGGAGTCATCGCCGCGCACCTGGAAGCAAACAAGAAGGACCTCCGCGTCCAGTGCGTCGATCTGACCGACAAGCTCGGGAAGATCGACATCCAGGGGCCGTTGGCCATCAAGACGATGCGGAAGGTGTTGAAGGCGCCCGACGCCACATTCGACAAGCTGACGTACTTCTCCTTCAAGGGGCACTTCGACAAGAACGCCGAGTTCGCCCGTGACGTGCAGCTCCTGGATGGAACGCCTGTGCTGCTCTCCCGTTCGGGCTATACCGGCGAGGTGGGCTTCGAGCTGTTCGTCGAACGCGAGCACACCGTCAAGGTCTGGGAGACGCTGATGGCCGCAGGCCGCGAGTTCGGCCTGACGGCGTGCGGGCTGGCGGCCCGGGACTCGCTGCGGACCGGCGCCGTGCTGCCGCTGTCACATCAGGACATCGGCCACTGGACGTACATCAACCACCCCTGGCCGTTCGCCCTGCCGTTCGGCCAGGCGGGGAATCGGTTCACGAAGAGGTTCCTGGGCTCCGACGTCCTCGAGAAGTCCGCCAACGCACCCTACACGCTGACCTTCGTCGGGAACGACCTGCGGAAGATCGATGCGCACGAGGGCGTGGTGCTCGACCTCGACGGGCAGGAGATCGGCAAGGTGCTCACCTGCGCGACCGACATGGCCATCGGCCGCCACGACGGGCGCATCTACAGCGTCGCGACGCCCGACAAGCCTGAGGGGCTGCAGATCAAGGGACTGAGCTGCGGGTTCATCAAGGTCAGGGCGAATCTGCCGCTCGGCACGGTCGTCCAGCTCAAGGACCGCAAGCGGACGATTCGGGTATTGATCGAGAAGGATGTCCGCCCGGACCGTTCCGCCCGCAAGGCGCTGAAGAACTTCATGTAGGACGAGGAGAGGCCGATGCGGCATCGCCGAGTCTTGGGAGCAGCACTCGTGGCGGTCGCGACCCTCGCGGCCGCCGCGTTCGGACAGTCGCCACCAGGCCGAACGAAGGGCGTGCTCCTCGAAGATCTCACCTGGAAGGAAGCCGAGACACGGCTGACGCCTGACACCGTCGTCGTCATCCCCATCGGCGCGCAGGCCAAGGAACACGGGCCGCACCTGAAGCTCCGCAACGACTTCACGATCGCCGAGTACCTGAAGCGCCGTCTCCTGGACCGCACGGACGTCGTGGTGGCGCCGACGGTCAACTACCACTTCTATCCGGCGTTCGTGGAGTATCCCGGCTCGACCACCTTGAGGCTCGAAACGGCTCGCGATCTGATCGTCGATGTCTGCCGCAGCCTCGCCCGCTTCGGGCCGCGACGCTTCTACGCCCTGAACACCGGCGTCTCGACCGTACGCGCCCTCACGCCGGCCGTCGAGGTGCTGGCGGCCGAGGGCCTCGTGCTGCGCTTCACCAACATCGGCACGATCGTCGGGGACGTCGAGAAGAGAGTGCAGCAGCAGGAAGGCGGCACGCACGCCGATGAGCTCGAAACGTCGATGATGCTCTACATCGATCCCGCGTCCGTCGACATGAGGAAGGCCGTGAAGGACTATCACCCGGGCCCGTCGCCGCTGACGCGTGTCGACAACGGCCAGAACACGTACTCGGCGAGCGGCATTTTCGGCGACGCCACGCTCGCCACGCGCGAGAAGGGTCGGCAGATCGTCGAGGCCATGGTCGATCGCCTCGTGAAGGAGATTGCCGATCTCCGTACCGCCAAGTGACAGGGTGGGGCAAACCATGTTCGAAGCCGCCGAACTCGGACGCAAGGTGTCGAAGGAGGAGTACAAGGCGCGTGAGCCGGTCCTCCGCGGCGAACTGCTCGACGTGCAGAACCAGTTGCGCGCCGCCGCTGCCTGTTCGGTCATCGTGGTCTTTGCCGGCGTCGACGGTGCCGGCAAGGGTGAGACGGTCAACCTGTTGAACGCGTGGATGGATCCGCGCTGGATCGTGACGCAGGCGTTCGGCGAGCCGTCGGACGAGGAGCAGGAGCGGCCCGAATACTGGCGCTTCTGGCGTGCGCTGCCGCCCCGCGGGCGCATCGGCCTGTTTCTCAGCAGTTGGTACTCACGACCGGTGCTCGACCGCGTCTATCGCCGCCTCTCGTCCGACACCTTCGAGCAGCATCTTCACCGCATCGTGGACTTCGAGCAGATGCTCGCCTCGGATGGCGCGCTCATCCTCAAGTTCTGGATGCACCTCGGCAAGGCCGAACAGAAGAAGCGGCTGAAGGCGCTCGAAAAAGACCCCCTGCTGCGGTGGCAGGTGGACGACCTCGCGTGGAAACACTGGCGGATGTACCCGAAGTTCATCGGCGCCGCCGAGCACGCGATCCGCGAGACGAACCGCGGAACCTCCCCGTGGACGATCGTCGAGGGCGCCGACGCACGCTATCGGAGCCTGACCGTCGGCGAGGCGATTCGCGATGCCATCCGGGCGCACCTCGCCGAGATCGACGCGTCGAAGCCGCGGGGAGCCGGGGCCAGGTCGCCCGTCCGGCCGGCGACGGCCATGGCGGCCAAGCCCGCAACGGTCGTCTCGATCCTCTCGAGCCTCGACATGACGCAGAAGACGCCGCCGCCACGCGCGACGACGGACATGGATCGGCAGCAGGGACGGCTGCACGAACTGGCAGCCAAGGCGCGGGCGGCAGGCGTCTCGACCATTCTCGTCTTCGAGGGCTGGGATGCCGCCGGCAAGGGCGGCGCCATCCGCCGCGTGACGGCGGCGCTCGATGCCCGCGACTACCAGGTCATCCCGATTGCCGCGCCCACCGACGAGGAGCGGGCGCACCACTACCTCTGGCGATTCTGGCGGCACCTCGGGCGTGCCGGACGTGTCACCATCTTCGACCGCAGTTGGTACGGCCGCGTGCTCGTCGAACGCGTCGAGAAATTCGCCTCCGAGAAGGAGTGGATGCGTTCGTACGCGGAAATCAACCAGTTCGAAGATCAGCTCGCCGACCACGGCATCGTCCTCGTGAAGTGCTGGATGCACATCACGCGCGATGAACAACTGCGGCGCTTCAAGCAGCGTGAAGCCACGCCACACAAGCGGTGGAAGTTGACCGACGAGGACTGGCGCAACCGGGAGAAATGGGCGACCTACGAACGCGCGGTCAACGACATGATCGAGCGGACGAGCACGCGCCACGCGCCGTGGACGCTCGTCGAGGCCAACGACAAGGCATTCGGGCGCATCAAGGTGCTGCGCACGCTGTCAGACCGCCTGGCGCGCGCGGTCAGTCGGCGCACGTGATCACGTCCAGGAAGCCCTTGCCGAAGCGCTCGGCCCTCGACGGTCCGATTCCATAGATGCTCTCGAGCTCCGAGAGCGTGCGCGGGCGGAACGTGGCGAGTTCGCGCAACGTCCGATCGCTCGCGACGAAGTAGGGCGGCACACCGAGGCCGCGCGCCACGTCGAGGCGATGCCGGCGGAGCGCCTCGAACAGCGCGTCTTCCGCTTCGCCCGTCGAGTCGCCGGCCGCCCGTGCTCCCGCCACGACCGTCGGGCGTGAGGCCGGACCTCCCCGCCGCGGCGTGGCCGCGCGGCCCGCCACGCGGTCGCGCCGCGTGGCTGTCGGTGGCAGGAGAAGCCGCGCGGGACGGTCGGCCTTCATGACCGCGCGCCCGGCGTCCGTCAACCGCACCACCGGCCGGTCACCCGTCGAGAAGTCGATCCAGCCGGCGGTGACGGTTCGTCGCAGCAGCCTCAACAGCCACTCCTCCGAGTACTCCTTCAGGACGCCGAAGGTCGTCGTCCGATCGATGCCGGCGCGAACGAGGCGCTCGTCCGGCATCCCACGCAGGAGCTGGACCGCGGCCGTCATCCCGAAGCGACCGTGCACGCGCGCGACGCCGCTGAGCGCCTTGCGCACGATCAACGTGGCCGTCTCAGGGTCCTGATCGGACTCGCCGCCCGACAGCGCCTCGCACACGTCGCAGCGCCCGCAGCCAGCCAGCGTCTCGGCCTCGTCGCCAAAGTATCGGAGGATCGCGTCGTGCCGGCAGCTCCCGCCCTCGGCCCAGCGCATCAGCTCGAGGAACAGTGTCCACTTGTGCTCGATCGTCTCGGCGCTGGCGCCTTCCGCGCGCTCGAGCAGTCGCCGGCGCAGCGCCATGTCGCCGGGAGAGACGAGCAGCAGCCCCCACGCCGGATCGCCATCGCGCCCCGCCCGCCCCACCTCCTGGTAGTACGCCTCGACCGATCCCGGCGGCGAGAGATGCACCACCGCGCGCACGTCCGGACGGTCGATGCCCATCCCGAACGCGACCGTGGCGGCAACGATGTCCACCTGGCCGTCGATGAAGGATTGCTGCGCACGGGCCCGTACGTCGCGGTCGAGGCCCGCGTGATATGAGGTCGCACGCCATCCCCGAGCAGAAAGACGCTCTGCCTCCTCCTCGGCGCCTGCCCGCGTCATCGAGTAGACAATCGCGACGCCATTCGCGCCGCCCGGCCGCCCGAGAGCTTCGGCCAGCTGTCGGTCCACGTGCACCGCTCGCTCGCGCGGTCCTGAGATCTCGAGGGCGCGCAGGATCAAGTTCGGCCGCGCGAAGCCGCGCAGGATCTGCGGTGTGTCCGCGCCGAGGCCGAGACGCTCGAGGATCTCGTCGCGAACCACCGGGGTGGCCGTGGCCGTGCACGCGAGCATCCGAGCCGGGCGCACGTCGCGCAGCAGGTCGCCGATCTGCAGGTACTCCGGCCGGAAGTCGTGGCCCCACTCGCTGATGCAATGAGCCTCGTCCACCGCGACGAGCGGGATCTGCAGGTTCCGGAGCAGGCCCTGAAACCCGGGATAGGTCAGGCGCTCCGGCGCCACGTAGAGAAGTTGGAACTCCCCCGACGCCGCGCGCGCCATGCGCCGCCTCATCTCACCGGCCTCGAGCGTGGACGACAGGTACGTCACACGCACGCCGCGCTGCTCCAGCGCGTGCGCCTGATCCTGCATCAGCGCAATCAGCGGCGAGATGACCACCGTGGTGCCCGGCAGCAAGGTCGCCGGCAACTGGTAGATGAGGCTCTTCCCGCCGCCGGTCGGGGCGACGAGCAGGAGGCGTCCCACGGTGAGAAGGGTCTCGATCGCGTCGCGCTGGCCGGGCCGGAACTGCTGATACCCCAAGCGAACGAGGGCGTCATCGAGATTGTGGGACGGAGACATGGATCGGCTTCAGGCTCTGGACTCTGGGCGCACGGCGCCGGGCCGCACACTCGGGCTGGCTGACGCCAGGCCTGCCGCGCCCGCAGTCCGACACCGCGGCAGTCACACCCATATCGTACGTCACAAACGCGTCCGGATGTTCGCGCACGGCCGGCACTACGGCGTGAGAGGCCAAACCGTGAAGTCCCGCAACGCGCGCCGCTCGAGACCCGAGCCCATCGCATCGAGCGCCGCGTCGAGTTCGAGCAGGTGCGCGCGGCCGAGTTCGAGCGAGTGCTCGTCGGGCTGGAACGCGGTGCCCTCCGGGTAATCGAGAAACGGCGTGCGCCTATTCTCGATGTGGGCGCCAAGAATGTGCGCCACTGGCCGGGTCCGGGTGAAGGCGACCAACCGTTTCACGCTGGCGAGAAATGCAGCGGCGTCGCGAACGTACAGGCGGCCGGGATAGAGGAGATCGCCCGAAAGCAGGATGCCCGTCCGGCGATCGTAGAACGCGACCGAGGCCGCCTCGTGGCCGGGAATCGGAACGACGTCAACGAGCCGACCGCCAAGATCGATTGACCCGACATCGTCCGGCCACCGCTCGATCCCGAAGAACTTCGAGACATCGACAATGGACGTGCCGACAAGCGTGGTGTCCGGCATGCCCGCGAACTGTCCGTCGCCAGCCACGTGATCGCCGTGTCCGTGCGTGTGCGTGACGATGAGCGGCCGAGTGGCGCGGGCGTCCCGCCCGAAGCCGAGCAGTCTCCGCACCTCCGCCCCCACCTCCACCCCAGGCGCCCCCGTGTCGACCAACATCGCCCGCTCCTCGCCAACCAGCAGGTAGAGAAACGGCTTCTCGAAGTGCGTGCGGCCAGACTGCCGCACGACGATCAGGCCTGCGTTGAAGAAATGCACGCGGAATGCCGGCCCGCAGCCGCCGACCGCGTCCCGCTCATCGGTCCACGCCGTCGGGAGGCAGCCCGACTCGAGATTGGCGCCATCAGTGTTGTTGGTCACAATTCGATCATACCCGTCGCTCGCCTTTCCCGTCCTCGGGGCGACCGCACCGGACGCCGCTTCGGCGGGGTACGTCCGCCTTCCCGCCTGTCCCCCCGTCCGCGTCTCAGCAATGATAGAGTACGCTCCTGTCCACTTTCCCTGAGGAGGCACTTCCATGTCCGATCTTCGCGCGCCGCTCCGCCGTCTCGTGATCGAAGCCTTCGAACTGGCGCTCGAACGGCTTGCGTCCGGCGATCATCGCCCCTTCATCTTCTTCGCGGACGAGCGCGGCCGGAAGGCGCTCATCGATGTCGAAGCCGCCAGCGGTCGAATCGACGAGAAACTGGTCGCGGAAGCCCGTGAGATCGTCGCAAAGGGAATTGGCAAGGCCAAGCGGTACGCGTTGGCGTTCGACGGCCTCCTGACGTCCGGCAAGGAGAAGATCGATGCCGTGCTGCTCGAGGCCGGTGAGCAGGGTGAACCTGAAGCGCTGCTCGTCGCGCAGCCCTACGGCGTCCAGAAGAAGGCGCTCACCACGCTCGGCGATCCGGTCCTGCTCGGCCCGGTGAAGCAGCTGCTGAAGGCGGACAAGAAGCATGGCGTGAAGTCGGATGGGCGAAAGGGCGGAACGTCGGCAAAGCGGACCCTCGGGGCGACGAAGACCGCCGCCAGGAAGGCATCCACGAAGAAGCCGGCGCGGCGGACACGGTAGTCGTAAGTTCTCTCATTCGGTGCAGAAGCAGGGCGCCGTACGTCACTCTCCTTCCTGCACCTGTCTTTCGACGAGGTCTCACCATGCGTCTTCGCGCCTTCGTCCTGTTCGCTCTGGTTCTGCTCGTGCCCGCAC from Vicinamibacterales bacterium harbors:
- a CDS encoding RecQ family ATP-dependent DNA helicase, with the protein product MSPSHNLDDALVRLGYQQFRPGQRDAIETLLTVGRLLLVAPTGGGKSLIYQLPATLLPGTTVVISPLIALMQDQAHALEQRGVRVTYLSSTLEAGEMRRRMARAASGEFQLLYVAPERLTYPGFQGLLRNLQIPLVAVDEAHCISEWGHDFRPEYLQIGDLLRDVRPARMLACTATATPVVRDEILERLGLGADTPQILRGFARPNLILRALEISGPRERAVHVDRQLAEALGRPGGANGVAIVYSMTRAGAEEEAERLSARGWRATSYHAGLDRDVRARAQQSFIDGQVDIVAATVAFGMGIDRPDVRAVVHLSPPGSVEAYYQEVGRAGRDGDPAWGLLLVSPGDMALRRRLLERAEGASAETIEHKWTLFLELMRWAEGGSCRHDAILRYFGDEAETLAGCGRCDVCEALSGGESDQDPETATLIVRKALSGVARVHGRFGMTAAVQLLRGMPDERLVRAGIDRTTTFGVLKEYSEEWLLRLLRRTVTAGWIDFSTGDRPVVRLTDAGRAVMKADRPARLLLPPTATRRDRVAGRAATPRRGGPASRPTVVAGARAAGDSTGEAEDALFEALRRHRLDVARGLGVPPYFVASDRTLRELATFRPRTLSELESIYGIGPSRAERFGKGFLDVITCAD
- a CDS encoding creatininase family protein, producing the protein MAVATLAAAAFGQSPPGRTKGVLLEDLTWKEAETRLTPDTVVVIPIGAQAKEHGPHLKLRNDFTIAEYLKRRLLDRTDVVVAPTVNYHFYPAFVEYPGSTTLRLETARDLIVDVCRSLARFGPRRFYALNTGVSTVRALTPAVEVLAAEGLVLRFTNIGTIVGDVEKRVQQQEGGTHADELETSMMLYIDPASVDMRKAVKDYHPGPSPLTRVDNGQNTYSASGIFGDATLATREKGRQIVEAMVDRLVKEIADLRTAK
- a CDS encoding PDZ domain-containing protein codes for the protein MIRRSSLASGALLIALLWAVPTHAIDTSDTRLLSQPAISKSAIAFVYAGDLWIAGLDGKNVRRLTSGQGASAPAFSPDGTLVAFTAQYEGNADVYVVPVAGGVPTRLTWHPGRDAVQGFTPDGSAVVFTSARAVFSNRYAQLFTVPVRGGFPTQIELPNAFRGVFSPDGKRIAYNPLYDAFTQWKHYRGGTHSTIVLYTTATRAVESLPQPPDRPNDVYPMWIGDTVYFVSDRNGEFNLFSFDTKSKAIRQLTDHDDFPVLWASAGGGKIIYEQAGYVHIFDPASGKHAKVTVGVTADLPDTRPRFVKGARYVRAAALSPSGARAVFEFRGEIVTVPAEKGDPRNLTNTPGVHERSPVWSPDGRSVAYFSDGGGEYRLVVEPQDGKGEAKAYKLPGAGFYGRPAWSPDSKKVAYTDNAWSLFWIDLATGVSKKVASEPIYGPLGTLAPAWAPDSKWMAYTLNTRTYIQQVYVYSLDQEKSFAVTDGLSDVSEPVFDASGKYLYFFGSTDAGPVKDWFAMSNADMQVTSALYLAVLRKDLPSPLAKESDEEKKKDDKPADKPGEKPTDKSAEKPSVPTATAVTIDLEGLANRILAVPLPSGDLGNLEVGEANQIFFLRTIDNKAALHHYDLATRKDETLLPEVATYVISADGKKILYRSGTTWATGPAKGKIEPGQGRMNVEAIEVKVEPRAEWPQIFEEAWRINRDYFYDPTMHGVDWAAMRKKYAVFLPDLAVRDDLNRVMQWMCSELGVGHHRVGGGDVRTEPTTVPGGLLGADYAVENGRYRFRKVYGGLNWNPELRSPLTEPGVDVKAGEYLLAVNGNDLKPPANLFAAFENTSGRIVEITVGPNADGTGARTVAVVPVVNESALRNRDWVEGNLKRVTEATKGRVAYVYVPNTSTLGHTYFKRYFYPQANRDAIIVDERFNGGGSVADYYTDLLRRPLGAFWATRYGADIKTPTASIQGPKVLLVDETAGSGGDLFPWMWRKFKMGPIVGKRTWGGLVGILGFPVLMDGGGVTAPNLAIWTEEGWVVENTGVPPDIEVEQTPADVMAGKDPQLERAIRVVLDELQKNPPAQPKRPAWRSIPQERRKK
- a CDS encoding MBL fold metallo-hydrolase; amino-acid sequence: MTNNTDGANLESGCLPTAWTDERDAVGGCGPAFRVHFFNAGLIVVRQSGRTHFEKPFLYLLVGEERAMLVDTGAPGVEVGAEVRRLLGFGRDARATRPLIVTHTHGHGDHVAGDGQFAGMPDTTLVGTSIVDVSKFFGIERWPDDVGSIDLGGRLVDVVPIPGHEAASVAFYDRRTGILLSGDLLYPGRLYVRDAAAFLASVKRLVAFTRTRPVAHILGAHIENRRTPFLDYPEGTAFQPDEHSLELGRAHLLELDAALDAMGSGLERRALRDFTVWPLTP
- a CDS encoding DJ-1/PfpI family protein — translated: MTGRRILLLAGDFVEDYEIMVPFQALQAVGHSVDAVCPAKKKGDKVRTAIHDFEGDQTYSEKPGHNFTLNATFDQVHEQDYDALVIPGGRAPEYIRLNPRVLDIVRHFATAGKPIAAICHGAQLLAAAGVLDGKLCAAYPACAPDVTRAGGRYADIAVDDAVVDGVLVTAPAWPAHPRWLAAFLEVLGTKIDHGAPARG
- the pap gene encoding polyphosphate:AMP phosphotransferase, yielding MFEAAELGRKVSKEEYKAREPVLRGELLDVQNQLRAAAACSVIVVFAGVDGAGKGETVNLLNAWMDPRWIVTQAFGEPSDEEQERPEYWRFWRALPPRGRIGLFLSSWYSRPVLDRVYRRLSSDTFEQHLHRIVDFEQMLASDGALILKFWMHLGKAEQKKRLKALEKDPLLRWQVDDLAWKHWRMYPKFIGAAEHAIRETNRGTSPWTIVEGADARYRSLTVGEAIRDAIRAHLAEIDASKPRGAGARSPVRPATAMAAKPATVVSILSSLDMTQKTPPPRATTDMDRQQGRLHELAAKARAAGVSTILVFEGWDAAGKGGAIRRVTAALDARDYQVIPIAAPTDEERAHHYLWRFWRHLGRAGRVTIFDRSWYGRVLVERVEKFASEKEWMRSYAEINQFEDQLADHGIVLVKCWMHITRDEQLRRFKQREATPHKRWKLTDEDWRNREKWATYERAVNDMIERTSTRHAPWTLVEANDKAFGRIKVLRTLSDRLARAVSRRT